The following proteins are co-located in the Leptospira weilii genome:
- a CDS encoding N-acyl homoserine lactonase family protein, translating into MKSVHFGLLIYAFLILNCVSGNQDINRLNGKESKNCKSGFGLYVFIYGKSLYPDRFLNVKEDKGSREIVYLFYLIRIPGKNILIDSGFSDGFYRKKFGFSNFEKPDQLLKRCGIDPKEITDIVLTHFHFDHSGGIFLFPSATLHIQNHDLDLLKKQSYFPNQATYIRSLSETNRLHSFDGTYSLLPGLQILFTGGHTPGSQAVEWIVSSKGQFLFTGDECYFIEECKNGIGLPKEATFSLRRNRDFIEYVRVLSDKGTKILTLHDPAILQEGEDIATGVRLLYSF; encoded by the coding sequence ATGAAATCCGTTCATTTCGGACTTTTGATATATGCCTTTTTAATTCTAAATTGTGTTTCCGGAAATCAAGATATAAATCGTTTGAATGGTAAGGAATCTAAAAATTGCAAGTCCGGTTTTGGGCTTTATGTATTTATTTACGGAAAAAGCTTATATCCGGATCGTTTTTTAAACGTAAAAGAAGATAAAGGAAGTCGTGAGATCGTTTATCTTTTCTATCTGATTCGTATTCCCGGAAAAAATATTCTCATTGATTCGGGTTTTTCCGACGGTTTCTACAGAAAGAAATTTGGTTTTTCGAATTTTGAAAAACCGGATCAACTTCTGAAACGCTGCGGGATCGATCCGAAAGAAATTACGGATATTGTGCTGACTCATTTTCATTTTGATCATTCGGGAGGAATCTTTCTTTTTCCCTCAGCGACGTTACACATTCAAAATCATGATTTGGATCTATTAAAAAAACAATCCTACTTTCCGAATCAAGCGACTTATATCCGTTCTTTGAGTGAGACGAATCGGCTTCATTCATTCGACGGAACATATTCTCTATTACCTGGTTTACAAATTTTATTCACGGGAGGGCACACGCCCGGATCTCAGGCTGTGGAGTGGATTGTTTCTTCGAAAGGACAATTTTTATTCACTGGTGACGAGTGTTACTTTATCGAAGAGTGTAAAAATGGAATCGGTCTTCCCAAGGAAGCGACGTTTTCTTTAAGACGAAATCGAGATTTTATAGAATACGTTCGGGTTTTAAGCGATAAAGGAACAAAAATTCTTACTCTTCATGATCCCGCGATTCTACAGGAAGGTGAAGACATTGCTACCGGAGTACGTCTTTTGTATTCCTTTTGA
- a CDS encoding AMP-dependent synthetase/ligase codes for MYKNLADMFIQSTEQYGDRPVFWSKGEDKEFYPTSYKQLYDIGIALAEALIQMGLKAREHVGVLADNRLEWMITDYAVQFCGAANVPRGVDVTESELEYILQHSEAKIVFIENDKMFEKYNKVKSKLPKVETIVIMDKAATAKGKNIHKIYDLVEEGKALRAKGSRKAEKRIEDIKPEDLFTLIYTSGTTGMPKGVMLMHSNMVHQMVHVVPMLLTDIKTTDSMLSILPIWHIFERVNEYGAISRGIQTYYTKVSDLKNDLTKAKPSFMGSAPRVWENVYTNIYNKVNDPKQTPPLRKFLFKLAYFFSKHYNASRRFLSGLEVDYENRNILKSIAIGTKSLIVLLLTGPFTLSAMTVLAYLALPTYGVHLPSWFFLMIAGLGLIFNAKTLDAVVLSKIRAATGGRLKGSLSGGGALQSHVDNFFNDIGMLVLEGYGMTETSPVISVRPFAKPIIGSVGFLVPKSELMIKDENGNVLTHINDKFEVLAGKLGQKGIVFVKGPQVMKGYYKNPEVTKKTIVDGWMNTGDIGFINFKKTLTLTGRAKDTVVLLGGENVEPVPIENKMDESPFIKQSMVIGQDKKVLGAIIVPDMEHLTLWCKENGIDSSKIDELIKNPKVIEFYKKEVRNYNSTKTGFKSFEQVQHIILTKKPFEVGDELTNLLKMKRHVITEKYSKEIKKIYDKD; via the coding sequence ATGTATAAAAATCTCGCGGATATGTTCATACAATCCACCGAGCAATATGGAGATCGGCCTGTATTTTGGAGCAAAGGAGAAGATAAGGAATTCTATCCTACTTCTTATAAACAGCTATATGACATAGGAATCGCACTTGCCGAAGCCCTCATCCAAATGGGATTGAAAGCTAGGGAACACGTCGGTGTATTGGCAGATAACAGACTTGAATGGATGATCACGGATTATGCCGTCCAATTTTGCGGTGCGGCTAACGTTCCTAGAGGAGTTGACGTTACCGAATCCGAGTTAGAATACATCCTCCAGCACTCAGAGGCAAAAATCGTTTTTATCGAAAACGATAAGATGTTTGAAAAGTACAACAAGGTTAAATCAAAACTTCCTAAAGTGGAAACGATAGTCATCATGGACAAGGCCGCCACCGCAAAAGGAAAAAACATTCATAAAATCTACGATTTGGTCGAGGAAGGAAAAGCGCTCAGAGCTAAAGGAAGCAGGAAAGCGGAAAAAAGAATCGAAGACATCAAACCAGAGGATCTTTTTACCCTCATTTATACTTCCGGAACCACGGGAATGCCGAAAGGCGTTATGCTTATGCATTCCAACATGGTGCATCAAATGGTTCACGTGGTGCCAATGCTTCTGACGGATATCAAAACTACGGACAGCATGCTTTCTATATTACCGATTTGGCATATATTCGAAAGAGTAAACGAATACGGGGCCATTTCAAGAGGTATTCAAACGTATTATACGAAAGTGTCCGATCTCAAAAACGATCTGACGAAAGCAAAACCTTCTTTTATGGGTTCCGCACCCCGCGTTTGGGAAAACGTTTATACCAACATCTATAATAAAGTAAATGATCCGAAACAAACCCCTCCACTTAGGAAATTTCTGTTTAAACTCGCCTACTTTTTTTCGAAACATTACAACGCTTCCAGAAGATTTTTGAGCGGATTGGAAGTGGATTATGAGAATAGAAATATCTTAAAGTCCATTGCAATTGGAACTAAATCTCTAATTGTTCTTTTGCTAACGGGACCCTTTACGTTAAGCGCTATGACCGTTCTCGCCTATTTAGCTCTTCCCACTTACGGAGTTCATCTTCCAAGTTGGTTTTTCCTTATGATTGCCGGTTTGGGATTGATCTTCAACGCAAAGACTTTGGACGCGGTTGTTCTTTCTAAAATCCGCGCCGCAACCGGTGGAAGATTGAAAGGATCGTTATCCGGCGGTGGAGCGTTACAATCGCACGTGGATAACTTCTTCAATGATATCGGAATGCTCGTTTTGGAAGGATACGGAATGACCGAAACAAGTCCCGTAATTTCAGTAAGGCCTTTTGCGAAACCGATCATCGGTTCCGTGGGTTTTTTAGTTCCTAAGTCCGAACTAATGATCAAAGATGAAAACGGCAATGTGTTAACACATATCAACGATAAGTTCGAAGTTCTCGCAGGTAAGTTAGGGCAAAAAGGAATCGTTTTTGTAAAAGGACCTCAAGTGATGAAAGGCTATTACAAAAATCCGGAAGTCACTAAAAAGACCATTGTGGACGGTTGGATGAACACCGGAGATATCGGATTCATCAACTTCAAAAAAACACTTACATTGACCGGAAGAGCCAAAGACACGGTAGTATTGTTAGGCGGAGAAAACGTCGAGCCGGTTCCGATCGAGAACAAAATGGACGAATCTCCTTTCATCAAACAATCTATGGTAATCGGCCAGGATAAAAAGGTTCTCGGAGCGATTATTGTTCCCGATATGGAACACTTAACTCTTTGGTGTAAAGAAAACGGAATTGATTCTTCCAAAATCGACGAGTTGATTAAAAATCCTAAGGTAATTGAATTCTACAAAAAAGAAGTTCGCAACTACAACAGTACAAAAACGGGTTTCAAATCTTTCGAACAGGTTCAACACATAATTCTTACCAAAAAACCCTTCGAGGTAGGCGACGAATTAACGAACCTTCTGAAGATGAAACGCCACGTAATCACTGAAAAATACAGCAAAGAAATTAAGAAAATCTACGACAAAGATTAA
- the aat gene encoding leucyl/phenylalanyl-tRNA--protein transferase, whose protein sequence is MKDFSDFFRNPHIWDREIVAVGGDLSPERLLYAYKNGIFPWSDQPILWYCLDPRGIFDLNKLHISKRLKRKINQKHYTITFNRAFEQVMRCCAYRPGEETWITDLFIKSYTEFHKLGYAHSLEVWDENGNLGGGVYGVAIGNFFAGESMFSFISDFGKIGLFHLFEALKKDQFTLFDTQQLNIVTLCLGAYQIPKKEYLRRLESAVASGKKWNPLRAVF, encoded by the coding sequence TTGAAAGATTTTTCTGATTTTTTTCGAAACCCTCATATTTGGGATCGTGAAATTGTCGCAGTGGGTGGCGATCTTTCTCCCGAGCGACTTTTATACGCCTATAAAAATGGAATTTTTCCTTGGTCGGATCAGCCGATTCTTTGGTATTGTTTGGACCCGAGAGGAATTTTCGATCTCAATAAGCTTCACATTTCAAAACGATTGAAAAGAAAAATCAATCAAAAACATTATACGATCACTTTCAACCGAGCTTTCGAACAAGTTATGCGCTGTTGTGCGTACCGCCCCGGTGAAGAAACCTGGATCACGGATCTTTTTATCAAAAGTTACACCGAATTTCACAAACTAGGTTATGCTCATTCCCTAGAAGTTTGGGATGAAAACGGAAATTTGGGAGGTGGGGTTTATGGAGTTGCAATTGGAAATTTTTTTGCAGGCGAGTCTATGTTTTCTTTCATTTCAGATTTTGGTAAAATCGGACTTTTTCATTTATTCGAAGCTCTAAAAAAAGATCAATTCACACTGTTTGATACCCAACAGCTAAACATTGTTACCCTATGTCTAGGGGCTTATCAAATTCCCAAAAAAGAATATCTTAGACGTTTGGAATCCGCCGTTGCTTCCGGTAAAAAATGGAATCCTCTACGCGCTGTTTTCTAA
- the thpR gene encoding RNA 2',3'-cyclic phosphodiesterase, with protein MRTFLGISIPEEVKEQLTSICYGLPDVRWVLKENFHITLVFLGEQSNEQVDILSEFCSQISFPEFDLNLKSVGTFERKSPSILFTTLNFSPELLQFQKTLDSGARRLGLSPDRQEYRPHLTIGRFKNSNKTRILEYLEEFADFASSNFRVSEFHIYSSKTFSDGPVYSIEESFSLLPSYKNNKRPES; from the coding sequence ATGAGAACTTTTCTTGGAATCTCAATTCCGGAAGAAGTGAAAGAACAACTAACGTCAATTTGTTACGGCCTTCCCGACGTAAGATGGGTTTTAAAAGAAAATTTTCATATTACCTTAGTTTTCTTAGGCGAACAATCCAACGAACAGGTAGACATTTTATCCGAATTTTGTTCACAGATTTCCTTTCCGGAATTTGATTTAAATCTAAAATCCGTAGGAACCTTTGAAAGAAAATCCCCTTCGATTCTTTTTACAACTCTTAATTTTTCCCCAGAACTTTTACAATTTCAAAAAACCTTAGATTCCGGCGCTCGCAGACTCGGTCTATCTCCGGATCGACAAGAATATCGTCCTCATCTTACGATCGGTCGTTTTAAAAATTCGAACAAAACAAGAATACTAGAGTATTTGGAAGAATTTGCCGATTTTGCCTCCTCGAATTTTAGAGTTTCTGAATTTCATATCTATTCATCCAAAACTTTTTCAGACGGACCGGTATATTCCATTGAAGAATCTTTTTCACTTTTACCGTCTTACAAAAATAATAAGAGGCCCGAATCGTAA
- the pabB gene encoding aminodeoxychorismate synthase component I, with protein sequence MIIEELIFSDQPFMIFDEGFHPFGKIIFRNPVKTIEAYCFDTLSTSLNEINDYLKQGYYVAGFISYEVGYFFFNMNWEKTETGLPILYFAVFQNPEKLPEIQTGLSQNYGFYISSMPNHENYVQSLNTIRTKLYQGEIYQINYTDKISFDFEGDILEFYKILSQRQPVAYGSWIRFRDIDILSFSPELFFEKKGTTLVTKPMKGTYRRGRSEKEDEKNARTLLNSEKEKAENLMITDLMRNDLGKISKKGSVQVPALFSIEKYKTIFQMTSTIRSELSDRVEWKDIFRELFPGGSITGAPKFRAMQLIQQLEKSRGIYTGAIGVIRPDQNAVFSIGIRTLELKKGKGNIGIGSGITWDSDPEKEWLEILEKAKFFTEAPQGFSLFETILYKNGIFYFLKEHLERIKKSAKIFQFPFSKKEWDASLKQVASISPGPNSYRIKISLNSLGKFHFESHKLSKFQKEGILQISGIEIDSSSEFRKHKTNLREIYDQEGKCSRDSGYIDVLYLNEKKEIAEGSIGNIFVKIGDSYFTPPISSGVLPGIFRNRLLKRNGFYEKTLSLDDLQRSNSIFLCNSLRGILRVKEVRNSKKE encoded by the coding sequence ATGATAATCGAAGAACTCATATTCTCTGACCAGCCCTTTATGATTTTCGACGAAGGATTTCATCCTTTCGGAAAAATTATCTTCCGCAATCCCGTTAAAACGATCGAGGCGTATTGTTTCGATACATTGTCAACTTCTTTGAACGAAATAAACGATTATTTAAAACAAGGGTATTATGTAGCAGGTTTTATTTCTTATGAAGTGGGTTATTTTTTTTTCAATATGAATTGGGAAAAAACCGAAACGGGTTTACCGATTCTATATTTTGCGGTTTTCCAAAACCCTGAAAAGCTTCCGGAAATTCAAACAGGACTTTCACAAAATTACGGCTTTTACATTTCTTCGATGCCGAACCATGAAAATTATGTTCAAAGTTTGAATACCATCCGAACTAAACTTTATCAAGGGGAAATTTATCAGATCAACTACACGGACAAAATTTCTTTCGATTTCGAAGGCGATATATTAGAATTTTATAAAATACTATCCCAAAGACAACCAGTTGCTTACGGTTCCTGGATTCGATTCCGCGATATAGATATACTTTCCTTTTCACCGGAGCTTTTCTTTGAAAAAAAAGGGACAACTCTCGTTACCAAACCGATGAAAGGAACGTATCGAAGAGGTAGATCCGAAAAAGAAGATGAAAAAAACGCCCGAACTCTTCTGAATTCCGAAAAGGAGAAAGCGGAAAATCTGATGATCACGGATTTGATGCGAAACGATCTCGGAAAGATCAGCAAAAAAGGAAGCGTTCAAGTTCCAGCCTTGTTTTCTATAGAAAAGTATAAAACAATTTTTCAAATGACGAGTACGATTCGATCCGAACTTTCAGACCGGGTCGAATGGAAAGACATTTTCAGAGAGCTTTTTCCGGGTGGATCCATTACCGGCGCTCCGAAATTTAGAGCGATGCAATTGATCCAACAATTGGAAAAATCAAGGGGAATTTATACAGGCGCCATCGGAGTCATTCGGCCCGATCAAAACGCGGTTTTTTCGATCGGAATCCGAACCTTGGAATTAAAAAAAGGAAAGGGAAATATCGGAATCGGTTCCGGAATCACGTGGGATTCCGATCCCGAAAAAGAATGGCTTGAAATTCTAGAAAAGGCAAAATTTTTCACAGAAGCACCGCAAGGATTTTCCCTTTTCGAAACCATACTTTACAAAAACGGAATATTCTACTTTCTAAAAGAACATCTGGAAAGGATTAAAAAATCCGCTAAGATTTTTCAATTCCCCTTCTCAAAAAAAGAATGGGACGCTTCTTTGAAACAAGTTGCCTCGATCTCTCCCGGTCCGAACTCATACCGAATCAAAATCAGCTTAAATTCCCTTGGAAAATTTCATTTCGAATCGCACAAACTCTCGAAATTTCAAAAGGAAGGTATCTTGCAAATCAGCGGAATTGAAATCGATTCTTCCTCGGAATTTAGAAAGCACAAAACAAATTTGAGAGAAATATACGATCAAGAAGGAAAATGTTCCAGAGACTCGGGTTATATCGACGTTTTATACTTAAACGAAAAAAAGGAAATCGCCGAAGGAAGTATCGGTAATATATTCGTAAAAATCGGAGATTCGTACTTTACTCCTCCGATTTCTTCAGGGGTCCTTCCCGGCATTTTTCGAAATCGTCTTTTAAAACGAAACGGGTTTTACGAGAAAACTCTCTCTTTGGACGACTTACAGCGATCAAACTCAATATTTCTATGCAACTCTCTCCGAGGAATCTTGAGAGTGAAAGAAGTTCGCAATTCTAAAAAAGAATAA